The proteins below are encoded in one region of Saccopteryx leptura isolate mSacLep1 chromosome 1, mSacLep1_pri_phased_curated, whole genome shotgun sequence:
- the RNH1 gene encoding ribonuclease inhibitor isoform X1, whose amino-acid sequence MPVSRFASHPQVIASRFICSNLVAKKCFSCFVSAPGQPAPPRCREEAWRGRGRRSLWGQPAFPLFRLQPAPLSGAGLASARCPGRLSSKASWGQKVGGRVSGRVGPRPSWAWPRPHSTRGPAPNRSPGGSSGRVHGAGSARKHSPLTMSLELHYEELSDTRWTELLPLMRKYEVVRLNDCGITGQRCGDISSALRDNPALTELSLYSNELGDSGVQLVLQGLQGPTCRIQKLCLQNCSLTGAGCRTLPSVLRALPSLHTLDLSYNPMGDAGLRLLCEGLLDPQCHIERLQLDYSSLTAASCEPLAAVLRTKRELKELVLNNNDLGEAGVRTLCQGLAESPCPLESLRLESCGLTSANCQDLCGIVATKPSLCDLKLGDNKLGDTGIAALCPGLLSSSSQLKTLWLWECDITASGCRDLCRVLRAKESLKELSVAGNAVGDEGMRLLCESLLEPGCRLEMLWAKSCCLTAACCQQVSAMLAQNRCLQELQMSNNHLGDAGVKGLCQGLSQPGTVLQVLGLVDCEVTDEGCSSLASLLLANHSLQELDLSNNCVSGQGVLRLVESAQQPSCSLEKLVLFDTYWSEETEDLLQAVEEKKPSLKIIS is encoded by the exons ATGCCAGTCTCACGCTTTGCGTCTCATCCACAAGTAATCGCCAGTCGTTTCATCTGCTCCAATCTGGTAGCGAAGAAGTGCTTCAGCTGTTTTGTTTCTGCTCCGGGGCAACCAGCGCCGCCCCGCTGCCGGGAGGAGGCgtggaggggaagggggcggAGGTCTCTGTGGGGTCAGCCCGCCTTCCCGCTGTTCCGCCTGCAACCGGCGCCCCTGTCCGGAGCTGGCCTGGCCTCTGCCCGCTGCCCTGGCAGATTGAGTTCAAAGGCCAGTTGGGGCCAGAAAGTGGGTGGGCGAGTAAGCGGGCGGGTTGGACCCCGGCCCTCGTgggcctggccccgcccccacAGCACAAGAGGCCCCGCCCCCAACCGGAGCCCCGGCGGAAGCAGCGGTCGAGTCCACGGAGCTGGTAGCGCAAG AAAACACTCGCCTCTCACCATGAGTCTCGAACTCCACTACGAGGAGCTGAGTGACACCCGGTGGACAGAACTCCTGCCTCTGATGCGGAAGTACGAGGTGGTCAG GCTGAACGACTGTGGCATCACGGGGCAGCGCTGCGGGGACATAAGCTCCGCGCTCCGGGACAACCCCGCCCTGACCGAGCTCAGCCTCTACTCCAACGAGCTGGGCGACAGTGGCGTGCAGCTGGTGCTCCAGGGCCTGCAGGGCCCCACCTGCAGGATCCAGAAGCTCTG CCTCCAGAACTGCTCTCTGACCGGGGCCGGCTGCAGGACCCTGCCCAGCGTGCTGCGCGCCCTGCCCTCCCTGCACACGCTGGACCTCAGCTACAACCCGATGGGGGACGCAGGCCTGCGGCTTCTCTGTGAAGGGCTTCTGGACCCCCAGTGCCACATCGAGAGGCTGCA GCTGGACTACAGCAGCCTGACCGCCGCCAGCTGCGAGCCCCTGGCCGCGGTGCTCAGGACCAAGCGGGAACTGAAGGAGCTCGTGTTGAACAACAACGACCTGGGTGAGGCCGGCGTCCGGACCCTGTGCCAGGGCCTGGCAGAGTCCCCCTGTCCACTGGAGTCCCTCAG GCTGGAGAGCTGTGGCCTCACCTCGGCCAACTGTCAGGACCTGTGTGGCATTGTGGCCACCAAGCCCTCGCTGTGCGACCTGAAGCTGGGTGACAACAAGCTGGGTGACACGGGCATCGCGGCTCTGTGCCCCGGGCTGCTGAGCTCCAGCTCCCAGCTCAAGACCCTGTG GCTCTGGGAGTGTGACATCACGGCCAGCGGCTGCAGGGACCTCTGCCGCGTGCTCAGGGCCAAGGAGAGCCTGAAGGAGCTCAGCGTGGCGGGCAACGCGGTGGGGGACGAGGGCATGCGCTTGCTGTGCGAGAGCCTGCTGGAGCCCGGCTGCCGGCTGGAGATGCTGTG GGCGAAGTCCTGCTGCCTCACGGCGGCCTGCTGCCAGCAAGTCAGCGCGATGCTGGCCCAGAACAGATGCCTTCAGGAGCTGCAGATGAGCAACAACCACCTGGGGGACGCGGGCGTGAAGGGGCTGTGTCAGGGCCTGAGCCAGCCCGGCACGGTGCTGCAGGTGCTCGG GCTGGTGGACTGCGAGGTGACCGACGAGGGCTGCAGCAGCCTGGCCTCCCTGCTGCTGGCCAACCACAGCCTGCAGGAGCTGGACCTGAGCAACAACTGCGTGAGCGGGCAGGGCGTCCTGAGGCTGGTGGAGAGCGCCCAGCAGCCCAGCTGCAGCCTGGAGAAGCTGGT CCTGTTTGACACCTACTGGTCGGAGGAGACAGAGGACCTCCTGCAGGCTGTGGAGGAGAAGAAGCCAAGCCTGAAGATCATCTCCTGA
- the RNH1 gene encoding ribonuclease inhibitor isoform X2, producing the protein MSLELHYEELSDTRWTELLPLMRKYEVVRLNDCGITGQRCGDISSALRDNPALTELSLYSNELGDSGVQLVLQGLQGPTCRIQKLCLQNCSLTGAGCRTLPSVLRALPSLHTLDLSYNPMGDAGLRLLCEGLLDPQCHIERLQLDYSSLTAASCEPLAAVLRTKRELKELVLNNNDLGEAGVRTLCQGLAESPCPLESLRLESCGLTSANCQDLCGIVATKPSLCDLKLGDNKLGDTGIAALCPGLLSSSSQLKTLWLWECDITASGCRDLCRVLRAKESLKELSVAGNAVGDEGMRLLCESLLEPGCRLEMLWAKSCCLTAACCQQVSAMLAQNRCLQELQMSNNHLGDAGVKGLCQGLSQPGTVLQVLGLVDCEVTDEGCSSLASLLLANHSLQELDLSNNCVSGQGVLRLVESAQQPSCSLEKLVLFDTYWSEETEDLLQAVEEKKPSLKIIS; encoded by the exons ATGAGTCTCGAACTCCACTACGAGGAGCTGAGTGACACCCGGTGGACAGAACTCCTGCCTCTGATGCGGAAGTACGAGGTGGTCAG GCTGAACGACTGTGGCATCACGGGGCAGCGCTGCGGGGACATAAGCTCCGCGCTCCGGGACAACCCCGCCCTGACCGAGCTCAGCCTCTACTCCAACGAGCTGGGCGACAGTGGCGTGCAGCTGGTGCTCCAGGGCCTGCAGGGCCCCACCTGCAGGATCCAGAAGCTCTG CCTCCAGAACTGCTCTCTGACCGGGGCCGGCTGCAGGACCCTGCCCAGCGTGCTGCGCGCCCTGCCCTCCCTGCACACGCTGGACCTCAGCTACAACCCGATGGGGGACGCAGGCCTGCGGCTTCTCTGTGAAGGGCTTCTGGACCCCCAGTGCCACATCGAGAGGCTGCA GCTGGACTACAGCAGCCTGACCGCCGCCAGCTGCGAGCCCCTGGCCGCGGTGCTCAGGACCAAGCGGGAACTGAAGGAGCTCGTGTTGAACAACAACGACCTGGGTGAGGCCGGCGTCCGGACCCTGTGCCAGGGCCTGGCAGAGTCCCCCTGTCCACTGGAGTCCCTCAG GCTGGAGAGCTGTGGCCTCACCTCGGCCAACTGTCAGGACCTGTGTGGCATTGTGGCCACCAAGCCCTCGCTGTGCGACCTGAAGCTGGGTGACAACAAGCTGGGTGACACGGGCATCGCGGCTCTGTGCCCCGGGCTGCTGAGCTCCAGCTCCCAGCTCAAGACCCTGTG GCTCTGGGAGTGTGACATCACGGCCAGCGGCTGCAGGGACCTCTGCCGCGTGCTCAGGGCCAAGGAGAGCCTGAAGGAGCTCAGCGTGGCGGGCAACGCGGTGGGGGACGAGGGCATGCGCTTGCTGTGCGAGAGCCTGCTGGAGCCCGGCTGCCGGCTGGAGATGCTGTG GGCGAAGTCCTGCTGCCTCACGGCGGCCTGCTGCCAGCAAGTCAGCGCGATGCTGGCCCAGAACAGATGCCTTCAGGAGCTGCAGATGAGCAACAACCACCTGGGGGACGCGGGCGTGAAGGGGCTGTGTCAGGGCCTGAGCCAGCCCGGCACGGTGCTGCAGGTGCTCGG GCTGGTGGACTGCGAGGTGACCGACGAGGGCTGCAGCAGCCTGGCCTCCCTGCTGCTGGCCAACCACAGCCTGCAGGAGCTGGACCTGAGCAACAACTGCGTGAGCGGGCAGGGCGTCCTGAGGCTGGTGGAGAGCGCCCAGCAGCCCAGCTGCAGCCTGGAGAAGCTGGT CCTGTTTGACACCTACTGGTCGGAGGAGACAGAGGACCTCCTGCAGGCTGTGGAGGAGAAGAAGCCAAGCCTGAAGATCATCTCCTGA